CAGCTGTTCTAAGTTATCCACCTTTTGTCAGCATGAGGTGTGTATCGAGTCTACCTTTCAAGATTTTGTACTTTAGAAATGGAAAAAAAGAGGCAAAAATAAGACTAAAGAACTTTTTCATAGAATAGTGCTAATTCATGGCTCACCTTAGCATTTTGACTAAACCCTTGTAGGAACTTCACTTGAGCATAAGCCTGGAGACCCATTAAAGGAACTACAATTAAGATGACCAATGAAAGCTTCCAGTCTGCAATCATAGCTATTACTATTCCACAAATAAGTGTTGCAGTACATTGGATTATTAAGGCCAAGTTACCCCCTACAAGGCGTCTCACATTAAGGGCATCAACACATAACCTTCCACCAAGTGCTCCACTAATAAGAGATGAAAGGGATTGTTAGTATCTTCATTGTTCCATTTTGAGAATAAATTAAGATATCTCACCTAGAATTTGCAGGATGATCAAACCAAGCAGCATCTTGGTACACTATGTTTTTAAATGTGAAAGCACGAATGCGTTCTATAAGTTTCCCACCAGCTATTGCAAATAGAAGGCTATTTGCTAGCTTTGATATCATACCCATTGCACCCAGCCCAATACACAGCAATCCCCAAAAGGTAGAATCTTCCTGTCGCTTGTCTGCTGGTAATTCATAGAATGTTTTAGCAGCACTAGCCATTACCAAACCCATCATTGGGTAGACAGTTCCATCAATTGCTGCCGCAAGAGAACCAAATAGAAGAAATGCCGTCTCTGGTCTGTTTAGGCTAATTAAGCGTCCCATTGGGGCCTTCTTGGAAACCTTGACATCTGTGTTATCGCTTGCTTTCTCACCATCTGCACCATCATAATCAAGTAATGCAGTAGGGCCAGGCAAGTTGACAGGGGGAATTACAGAATGGTGGCTGCTCCCAGCTGAACTTGTACTGATTGATTGTGCTTGATTTCTTTTAGATAATGGGCTTGATAATCCAGCATCTAACTGCTCGCAAGTTTCTTGGTGTGTCTCTTGTAGCTGAATAAGTTGAGAGTATGCTCCGTCAGGATCCTTTACCAATTTATCATGATGTCCTGAGTGGATCATTTCAAATTAGTTCATCTGTTTCGGTACAGAACCAAAGTAAAGATCGAGTAGGGGAGATACTAACCTTGTTCGACTATTTTTCCTCCAGAAACAACTGATATGCAGTGGGCATTTCTAACAGTGCTCAAACGATGTGCCACGACAATCGTGGTTCTCCCAACCATGATGTTGCTTAGTGCTTCTTGGACAACCCTCTCAGACTCTAAATCCAATGCACTAGTCGCTTCATCGAGCAAAAGGATTTTCGGATTTTTTAGGATGGCTCTCGCAACCGCAATCCTTTGCTTCTGCCCCCCTGAAAGCTGGGCACCACGTTGTCCAACTGCTGTATCATAACCCTGAAAACATATGTACACATCATTATGTTTATGTTTATATACGTGGGCCCAAGCTATTGTTGAACAGATTGTGTTTATGTAAGTACATTAGgcaaattctcaatgaatcttgcCGCGTTGGCAAGCTCGGCTGCTTTCTTGATCTCCTCCAATGTTGCATCCTCTTTTCCGTAGGCTATGTTCTCCTTTATAGATGTCATGAAGAGTACTGGTTCCTGGTTAACAAGGCCAATCTTCCCTCTCATCCATTCTAGCTTAAAACTCTTGATGTTCATTCCATCAATCAACACTTCGCCAGCCTGTGGATCATAAAATCTCTCAACTAAATTAATGACTGTTGTTTTGCCACTCCCACTCTCCCCAACTATGGCCATTGTTGTGCCGCTTGATACATGCATTGAAAATCGATCAAATATTAGTTGCTCTGGCCTGCTTGGGTAACTGAAAGACACATCCCTCAGCTCTACATCACCTTTAATGTCTTCTAACACAACACCAGTAATATCATCATAGTCAATCTCTGGTTTCCTGTTGATTGTTGTAAACAATCTGTATGCGGCAACTCTTCCTTCGTCAAAGGAAGCAATGCAGGGGGTTGCATCACCCAATGCTCTAACCCAAAAATTGAAAATTTGCAAGTTAGAACACATATTTCATCTTAAGGTTTGATTTATGGAAGTACTTAGCAATTTGTTGTGAAGCACTATAGCATGTTGATCTATATTAGTGGAACTTGGTTAGTAGCTGGGTGCAGATATTTTTGTGTCATTACTAACCTTGCTCCTACAAGGACAGCAAACAATATGTTCATGACATCTGCTCCACTATATCCTCTGTCAAGGGTTAACTTACTGCCATACCATACAATTAGTCCAAAGCTGGAGAAATAGACCAAAGAAAGGAAACCCAGGCCAAAGCCTTGAATAGCCCCTTCCTTGATCGTACCCTTGTATGCCTTCTTTATGAGATTGTTGTACTGGTCCATGGCTTTCTTTTCACCATTGAATGAAACCACCTGTTACAGTATGAATACTGGTTAGCTAAGGACTTGTCGTTCATGATTACGTCATCAACAAAGGGCCTACCGTTCTTATGGATCCAATTGTCTGTTCTACAATATTTCCTGCATCA
The window above is part of the Triticum urartu cultivar G1812 unplaced genomic scaffold, Tu2.1 TuUngrouped_contig_6253, whole genome shotgun sequence genome. Proteins encoded here:
- the LOC125530345 gene encoding ABC transporter B family member 11-like, with the translated sequence MDLVIWLSYFFQVVLEFVYLAIGTWPACFLQISCWTVTGERQAARFRSLYLKSVLRQDMAFFDTEMKGGQVVFGTSADTILIQDAIGEKVGKFLQLLTTFIGGFTVAFIKGWLLTLVMLSTIPPLIVAAAIVSKMLSKVSSEGLASYIDAGNIVEQTIGSIRTVVSFNGEKKAMDQYNNLIKKAYKGTIKEGAIQGFGLGFLSLVYFSSFGLIVWYGSKLTLDRGYSGADVMNILFAVLVGARALGDATPCIASFDEGRVAAYRLFTTINRKPEIDYDDITGVVLEDIKGDVELRDVSFSYPSRPEQLIFDRFSMHVSSGTTMAIVGESGSGKTTVINLVERFYDPQAGEVLIDGMNIKSFKLEWMRGKIGLVNQEPVLFMTSIKENIAYGKEDATLEEIKKAAELANAARFIENLPNGYDTAVGQRGAQLSGGQKQRIAVARAILKNPKILLLDEATSALDLESERVVQEALSNIMVGRTTIVVAHRLSTVRNAHCISVVSGGKIVEQGHHDKLVKDPDGAYSQLIQLQETHQETCEQLDAGLSSPLSKRNQAQSISTSSAGSSHHSVIPPVNLPGPTALLDYDGADGEKASDNTDVKVSKKAPMGRLISLNRPETAFLLFGSLAAAIDGTVYPMMGLVMASAAKTFYELPADKRQEDSTFWGLLCIGLGAMGMISKLANSLLFAIAGGKLIERIRAFTFKNIVYQDAAWFDHPANSSGALGGRLCVDALNVRRLVGGNLALIIQCTATLICGIVIAMIADWKLSLVILIVVPLMGLQAYAQVKFLQGFSQNAKTMYEEASQVATDAVGNMRTVASFCAEERVVTKYNQKCQASKNQGIRTGIVGGIGFGFSYTMLYVTSALCYYVGAKFISQGNSDFGGVFKAYFALVLAMIGASQTSAMASDSAKANDSATSIFKILDRKSQIDSSSKEGSTMELVKGDIDFMHISFKYPSRPDVQIFSDFTLNIPSRKTVALVGQSGSGKSTVIALLERFYDPDSGAILLDGVEIINLKLSWLRDQMGLVSQEPVLFNDTIRANIAYGKHEEVTEEEIAAAAKAANAHEFISSMPQGYSTSVGERGTQLSGGQKQRIAIARAILKDPRILLLDEATSALDAESESVVQDALDRVMLGRTTVTVAHRLSTIQGADIIAVLKDGAIVEKGTHETLMGIAGGAYASLLELRPNAT